In the Lactobacillus paragasseri genome, AAAAGCTTTAGTGAAGCTTCTTTAAACGAGATAGACAGCATGATTTTTTCACAGTTAGCATATTGCAATTTTGATCTTCTTCCTCAAATCACTAAGTTGACCGATTTGGTTTCAGACGACGAAATTAAGACTTTAACACAAGGCAATCTTGGCGGAAAAAATACCGAAAAATTAATCAAGATTATGATTAAAAATCCACGTTTTAAAAATGTATCTTGGCATCAAGCCATTAGTAAGGTTGATGCAAAAACACAGATGCAGTTTAATGCTGTTACTTTTTATGTCGCTACGGGCGAGTATTATGTTGCTTATCGTGGAACAACAGCGACGACTATTGGATGGAAAGAAAACTTTAATATGTCTTTTAGAGATTGGGTGCCAGCTCACTATTTTGCCCGTTCATATTATCGAAAAGTAAGAAATAAATTTCCCGGGAAATTTTATATTGGAGGTCATTCGAAAGATGGTAATTTAGCTTTTGCCGTTGCATTAGGCCTAAAAGAGGTCGATTTAGCTAATATTGTTAGAATAGACTGTTTTGATGGTCCCGGCTTTCATAATCAAGATCGATTAAAAAACAAATTTTTAAAATTAAAAGGAAAAATCCATAAATACATCCCACAAGGATCCTTAATTGGAATACTTCAAGATGATCTTATTGGAGAAAAAGATTACTGCACAATTGTAGCAGCTGCGGGTGTGAATATACTTCAGCATGACATGTTTAATTGGCGTGTAAAAAATGGCAAGTTTGTGACTTTAAAACAATTAGATAGTACCTCTGAAATTTCCTGGAAGGCAATTGCTGAATGGCTAAAAAATACTACTGATGCTGAACGAAGAGATTTCATTGAAATGTTGTATTTAACTGTTAGCGATACTAATCAAATTTATTTTAGAAATCTATTAACGCCTAAAACAACGTATAAACTAGCCACTCGTTTAATTAAAAATAGTTCTGTCAAAAAAGAGGTATGGGAACCAATAATTAGAAAATTATTTCAAGCTTATGTTAACTCAGGTACAACAACGCTCAGTGAGCAGAGAAGAAATAATTTAATGAGTTTTAAAAATATTTTAGATGAGCAACGCCGATAGTAATAAAAAATTTAAAATTTCCCGCTTATCAGGAAAAAGAGTAAAATAACGTTTGAAAGAGGTGGACAAAATTGAAAAAAGATACATATATGACTTTGCTAGGATTGCGTGATACTTGTTATAACAATTTCAATTTTGATATTGATGAAAAAGATTTCTACTTAGGAACCGATACATATAAAAAGATAGATAAGATCTTAAAAAACGCACAAGACGAGCAGCTTCTAATTCAGTTTGAAGAAGGTACTCACCTTTATCAAGATTATGATCCCGAATATTTGAGTGTAGCTCAAAAGAGAGAAGTGCAACATGATATTAACGCAGCTCGTGACTTTTTAGATAACTATGATGGTAGCAATGATGATAAGCATGATAATTATGCTGCTTACTTAGATGACAATTCATTAAGTTATTCTTTTGGCGCAGATAGTAGTTTAGATGAAGTGCAAAATAATTTAAACGATATTGAAACTGACGCAGTTATTGTTTGGCAAAGAAGAAAAGATGAATATATCTTACTCCCACATACTATTCACAGCCTTGAAAGAATTAAAAAACAAATTTCATCGAATAAGCATGTTGATGATAAAAAACTTCGTTATGCAATGGAGCGTTTGTTTGATAATATAACTGATTTCCTTAAGCCATTTAGTGATAGCGAACTAGGAAAATATGAAAATTCGATTTCTGAAGAGTTAAAGGACAATTTTGAGCATTATGCTTTAGGCGTTCAAACAGATGCACGAGAAACAGCAGCTGATAAATTGACAAAATATGCTGTTGAACTTGCAGAAAAGGAAAATAACGATAAATTATAAAGCTGAAGCTCATCGATTTGATGGGCTTTTTTGGATAAGATAAAAATGAAAAGTATTTCAAAAGAACTAATGTCTGAGGTAATTAAAAAGCGTGAAAGTGCCACACATAAGGGTAATTATGGGCGAGTACTATTAATTGGTGGTAATAAAAAATATGGTGGTGCTCTCATTATGTCAGCTGAAGGAGCACTAAACAGTGGTGCTGGTTTGACTACGGTGGCGACAGATTCAGTAAATATTAGTGCCCTACATACCAGAGATCCTGAAATTATGGCTCTTGATTGGGATAAAAGAGATGAATTAAAAAATCTAATTGTGGGCTCTAATGTAGTAGTTTGTGGGATGGGACTTGGTTTAGATGACCAGGCACGAGATATTTTGGCTCTTATTAGAGATAGCATTAGCTTAAAGCAAGTATTGATTTTAGATGCAAGTGCACTTGATTTAATTAGCCAGCAAAAAGATTTATTGCCAGTAAACTCAAAATTAGTAATTTTTACACCTCACCAGATGGAGTGGCAAAGATTGAGCAAAATAAAAATTGCTGACCAAAATGATCAATCGAATCAAGCTTTTTTAAATGAATTAGTCCCCAGGAAAAATGCTATTTTAGTATTAAAATCTAATCATACTAAAGTTTATGATCAAGCAGGAAATATTTATCAGAATCCTTTTGGCAATCCAGGAATGGCGATTGGCGGAATGGGAGACACGTTAGCTGGAATCATTGGTGGTTTCTGCGGTCAATATACACCTAATTTAAAGACTGTCGCAGGTGCTGTGGGCATTCATTCAATAACTGCTGATGAAATTGCGAAGAAACACTATATTGTTCGACCGACACAACTGTCAGCCCTTATTCCTGCAATGATGAGAAAATATGAGAAGTGAATAAAATGAAAAAGATAAGTAAATATCAAAACTCTGTTTTAATTATTGGAACAATACTAACTATTTTAGTATTTGCAATTATTTTATTTCCTCATCGTAATGTATCGCTGGCAAGTCCAAATAAAATAGTAAACAGTAAAGTAACAAAAAAAGTAGCCCAAAAAGTAAAAAAAGTTACACATAAAGATTCTAATTTACCATATCCGGATCCTAAAGATTTACAGCCAGCTGGTAGCTGGAAAGTTAAAAGTGAAAGTAAGGCACATCCTGATCTGGTAAGACTAAATAATTTGTGTATAAGAGTTTCAATTAAGGGAAATCGTGTTTATATTATGGATGGTAACAAGCCAGTTTACACAATGCTTGCATCTTGCGGGGTGTATCATAATGGTAAATCTGCAACGCCAACTGGAACTTATGCTGTCGAAGCTGAAAGGGGAGCAACATTTTTTAACCAGAGTCTCCAGGTTGGCGCACGTACTTACATTAGCTGGCACGGCCATGGAACTTATCTCTTTCATTCGGTCCCAACAGATGGTAATAATAAAATCATGAAAAATGAAGCAAAGAAACTTGGTAAAACCCAAGCCTCGCATGGTTGCATTCGCTTGAGTATTCCTGATTCTAAATGGCTATATGAAAAATTACCTGTTGGCACTAAGGTTGTAGTAAAGGATGAGTAGACTAAATATGTGCAGCGAAAGAAATTAGGTGACGAAATGAGGCATGCAAAAAAGAAATCTAGAAAAAAATTTCTGTGGATAATAGGTATAGCAATAATTATTATTTGCTTTTTTCTGTGGAAAAATGATCATGGTCCAAATGGGATGCCGTCTAATTATCATGCCGATCAAGTGAACTTAAATGTTAAAGCTGCCGTAGCAATTGATGCCAAAAATGAAAACGTCATTTATGCCAAAAATGCCAATCAAAGTTTGCCAATTGCTTCAATGACTAAGTTGTTAACTGCTTACTTAACCTTAAAAGCAATTAAAGAGAAGAAAATTTCTTGGGATACAACTGTTAGTCCTACTCAAGAAATCATTAATTTAAGTTCTAATCCTGATTATGCAGGTGTGCCACTTAGTTTAGGTCAAAAATACACTGTTAGAGAACTTTATGATGCGGCATTGATAAAGTCAGCTAATAATGCAGCTCGTATGCTGGCGATTGCAGTTAGCGGAAGTGAGACTAATTTTTTAAATCAAATGCGACAGCAAGCCAATAAATGGAAACTTTATAATGTTAAATTGGTAACAGTTGATGGGTTACCGGAGAAAAATAAAAACTTCTTAGGGATGACAACGACAATTGAAAATAAAATGAGTGCTAATGATATGGCAATTATTGCGAGAAAATTAGTTACAGATTATCCTGAAGTTTTAAGTACGACTAAAGTAGCAAAGTCCGATTTTAGAAATACATTAATGACTAATAGTAATAAAATGCTAAGTGGACTTTCAGACTACGATCCTAATTATCCTGTCGATGGGTTAAAAACAGGAACAACTGATGGAGCAGGCGCTTGCTTTACTTGTACAATGAATAAAAATAATAAGAGAGTAATTACAGTGATTTTGGGTGCTCAAAATGATAACGAACGCTTTTCAGAAACCAAAAAGTTACTTAATTATTCTTTTAATTAAAATTTAGCTATGAATTCGTTTTAATATTGCACTTTGGCTAAGATTGCTGATATAATCTTCATGATAAAGAGTTAAAAGTAGTAATATTAATCTATTTTCAGCGAGTCTATGGTTGGTGGAAGTTAGGCAATAGAGTGATATGAAGGCGTGTTTAACTACAATTTTAAAATCAATTAATAAGCGGATACTTTGTATCAAGTAGAGTGGTACCGCGGGAAACTTTCTCGTCTCTTTCTAGATTAGCTAGGAAGAGACTTTTTTTATGCAAGAGGTGTTATCAGTGGATTTTAAACAAAAAGTCGTAGATTTAGTTAGTGAACAGGTAGATTTGCCTAAAGAAAAAATTGCAATGTTAATTGAAAGACCGAAGAATGCTAAGATGGGAGATTATGCTTTTCCAGCATTTGCTTTGGCTAAGATTGAACACAAGAATCCAGCTTTGATTGCAAAAGACATTGCAGAGAAAATTAGTGACGATAATTTCACTAGTATTCAGGCAGTTGGACCATATGTTAACTTTGCGATTGATCATGCTAAACTTGTTAATGCAACTTTAAATGATGTTTTGACAGAAAAAGACCATTTTGGTGATCAACAATTAGGCGAAGGTAATGTACCAATTGATATGTCTTCTCCTAACATTGCTAAGCCAATGTCAATGGGGCATTTACGTTCTACTGTTATTGGTAATTCAATTGCTAAAACTTTGGAAAAAGTTGGTTACACTCCAATTAAGATTAATTACCTTGGCGACTATGGTACACAATTTGGTAAGTTGATTACAGCGTATCGTTTATGGGGCAATGAAGAAGATGTTAAGAAAGATCCAATTACTAATCTTTTCCATTATTACGTTAAATTCCATGAAGAAGCTGAAAAAGATCCTAAATTAGATGATGAAGGACGGGCTGCATTTAAGAAACTTGAAAATGGTGACGAAGAAGAGATTAAATTGTGGAAATGGTTCCGCGAAGTTTCCTTGCAAGAATTTAACCGTATTTATAAAGAATTAGGTGTAACTTTTGATTCATACAACGGTGAAGCTTTCTTTAACGATAAGATGCAACCAGTAGTTGACGAATTAAGAGAAAAAGGATTACTAGAAGAATCTCGCGGAGCTCAAGTCGTTAACTTAGGTGAAGATGAGAATCCAGCATTAATCTTAAAATCTGATGGCTCTAGTCTTTATATGACTCGTGATTTAGCTGCTGCATTATATCGTAAAAAAGAGTATGACTTTGTTATGTCTCTTTATGTTGCTGGTGGTGAACAAAGCGGTCACTTTAAGCAATTAAAGCAAGTTTTGAAGAAAATGGGATATGACTGGGCTGATAATATTCACCACATTCCATTTGGTCTAATTACGCAGGGCGGTAAGAAGTTATCAACAAGAAAAGGTAATGTTGTCTTCTTAGATAAAGTATTGAAAGATGCGGTTTCTTTAGCAGAACAACAAATCGAAGAAAAGAATCCTAACTTAGCTAATAAAGACCAGGTAGCTCATGATGTTGGTGTGGGTGCAGTAGTATTCCACGACTTAAAGAATGATAGAATGGATAATTTTGACTTTGACTTAGAAGAAGTTGTTCGTTTCGAAGGGGATACTGGTCCATACGTTCAATATACTAATGCTAGAGCACAAAGTATCTTGCGTAAGGCAAATAAAGAAATCTCAATGGATAATTTGAGCTTAAATGATGATTGGTCATTTGCAGTTGCGAAAGCTTTAGCTGATTTCCCAGCTATTGTAGCAAAAGCTTCAGAAAAATTTGAACCATCAATCATTGCCAAATATGCGTTAGATTTAAGTAAGAAATTTAATAAATACTATGCAAATGTGAGAATTTTAGATGAAGACGATCAGTTAAATGCTCGTCTTGCACTAGTTCAAGCAACTTCAATTGTTTTAACTGAAGCTTTGAGACTTTTAGGCGTAAATGCACCTAAAGAAATGTAATATTTATCAAAATAAAAATATTCACTGAATTTTTTTGAGCTAAAGTATGTTAATTTTTGCACTAATGGGTTAAACTAATGATGTGTTAAAAATTTAGGAGGTATTTTTTTAATGGCTTATTTAGTAAATGGTAATGACATTTTCAAAGCTGCTCGTGAAAACCACTATGCTGTAGGTGCATACAACACTAACAACCTTGAATGGACTCGCGCACTTTTAAGAGGTGCTAAGGAAACTAGAACTCCTTTATTGATTCAAGTTTCTACTGGTGCTGCTAAGTACATGGGTGGTTACAAGACTGTTAAGGATTTAGTTCTTAACGAAATGGACAACATGGATATCGATGTTCCAGTTATTTTGAACTTGGACCACGGTGACTATGAATCTGCTAAGGAATGTATCGCACTTGGTTACTCATCAGTTATGTTTGATGGTCACAACTTACCAACTGACGAAAACTTAGCTAAGACTAAGGAAATCGTTAAGTTAGCTCACGAAAGAGGTATCTCTGTTGAAGCTGAAATCGGTAAGATTGGTGAAAACCAAGGTGCCGATGGCGGTGAATTAGCATCTGTTGAAGACGCTAAGACTTTCGTTGCTGCTGGTGTTGACAAGCTTGCTTGTGGTATTGGTAACATCCACGGTGTTTACCCAGAAGGCTGGAAAGGCTTGAACTTCGATCGTTTGAAGGAAATCGCAGAAGCTGTACCAGGTGAACCACTTGTTCTTCACGGTGGTTCTGGTATTCCTCAAGACCAAATTGAAAAGGCAATTAAATTAGGTATTGCTAAGATCAACATTAACACTGAATTCCAATTAGCATTCCAAGCTGCAACTCGTAAGTACATCGAAGACAAGATGGACTTAGACAAGGGCAACAAGGGTTACGACCCACGTAAGCTTTTGAGAGCTGGTACTGACGCAATTACTGATTCTATGAAGGAAATGATTTCAT is a window encoding:
- a CDS encoding L,D-transpeptidase, with protein sequence MKKISKYQNSVLIIGTILTILVFAIILFPHRNVSLASPNKIVNSKVTKKVAQKVKKVTHKDSNLPYPDPKDLQPAGSWKVKSESKAHPDLVRLNNLCIRVSIKGNRVYIMDGNKPVYTMLASCGVYHNGKSATPTGTYAVEAERGATFFNQSLQVGARTYISWHGHGTYLFHSVPTDGNNKIMKNEAKKLGKTQASHGCIRLSIPDSKWLYEKLPVGTKVVVKDE
- the argS gene encoding arginine--tRNA ligase; its protein translation is MDFKQKVVDLVSEQVDLPKEKIAMLIERPKNAKMGDYAFPAFALAKIEHKNPALIAKDIAEKISDDNFTSIQAVGPYVNFAIDHAKLVNATLNDVLTEKDHFGDQQLGEGNVPIDMSSPNIAKPMSMGHLRSTVIGNSIAKTLEKVGYTPIKINYLGDYGTQFGKLITAYRLWGNEEDVKKDPITNLFHYYVKFHEEAEKDPKLDDEGRAAFKKLENGDEEEIKLWKWFREVSLQEFNRIYKELGVTFDSYNGEAFFNDKMQPVVDELREKGLLEESRGAQVVNLGEDENPALILKSDGSSLYMTRDLAAALYRKKEYDFVMSLYVAGGEQSGHFKQLKQVLKKMGYDWADNIHHIPFGLITQGGKKLSTRKGNVVFLDKVLKDAVSLAEQQIEEKNPNLANKDQVAHDVGVGAVVFHDLKNDRMDNFDFDLEEVVRFEGDTGPYVQYTNARAQSILRKANKEISMDNLSLNDDWSFAVAKALADFPAIVAKASEKFEPSIIAKYALDLSKKFNKYYANVRILDEDDQLNARLALVQATSIVLTEALRLLGVNAPKEM
- a CDS encoding NAD(P)H-hydrate dehydratase, giving the protein MKSISKELMSEVIKKRESATHKGNYGRVLLIGGNKKYGGALIMSAEGALNSGAGLTTVATDSVNISALHTRDPEIMALDWDKRDELKNLIVGSNVVVCGMGLGLDDQARDILALIRDSISLKQVLILDASALDLISQQKDLLPVNSKLVIFTPHQMEWQRLSKIKIADQNDQSNQAFLNELVPRKNAILVLKSNHTKVYDQAGNIYQNPFGNPGMAIGGMGDTLAGIIGGFCGQYTPNLKTVAGAVGIHSITADEIAKKHYIVRPTQLSALIPAMMRKYEK
- a CDS encoding class II fructose-bisphosphate aldolase — its product is MAYLVNGNDIFKAARENHYAVGAYNTNNLEWTRALLRGAKETRTPLLIQVSTGAAKYMGGYKTVKDLVLNEMDNMDIDVPVILNLDHGDYESAKECIALGYSSVMFDGHNLPTDENLAKTKEIVKLAHERGISVEAEIGKIGENQGADGGELASVEDAKTFVAAGVDKLACGIGNIHGVYPEGWKGLNFDRLKEIAEAVPGEPLVLHGGSGIPQDQIEKAIKLGIAKININTEFQLAFQAATRKYIEDKMDLDKGNKGYDPRKLLRAGTDAITDSMKEMISWMGTAPIDSKESSVKFDEASLNEE
- a CDS encoding D-alanyl-D-alanine carboxypeptidase family protein encodes the protein MRHAKKKSRKKFLWIIGIAIIIICFFLWKNDHGPNGMPSNYHADQVNLNVKAAVAIDAKNENVIYAKNANQSLPIASMTKLLTAYLTLKAIKEKKISWDTTVSPTQEIINLSSNPDYAGVPLSLGQKYTVRELYDAALIKSANNAARMLAIAVSGSETNFLNQMRQQANKWKLYNVKLVTVDGLPEKNKNFLGMTTTIENKMSANDMAIIARKLVTDYPEVLSTTKVAKSDFRNTLMTNSNKMLSGLSDYDPNYPVDGLKTGTTDGAGACFTCTMNKNNKRVITVILGAQNDNERFSETKKLLNYSFN
- a CDS encoding Mbeg1-like protein — translated: MNNMLVYAAKERKSFSEASLNEIDSMIFSQLAYCNFDLLPQITKLTDLVSDDEIKTLTQGNLGGKNTEKLIKIMIKNPRFKNVSWHQAISKVDAKTQMQFNAVTFYVATGEYYVAYRGTTATTIGWKENFNMSFRDWVPAHYFARSYYRKVRNKFPGKFYIGGHSKDGNLAFAVALGLKEVDLANIVRIDCFDGPGFHNQDRLKNKFLKLKGKIHKYIPQGSLIGILQDDLIGEKDYCTIVAAAGVNILQHDMFNWRVKNGKFVTLKQLDSTSEISWKAIAEWLKNTTDAERRDFIEMLYLTVSDTNQIYFRNLLTPKTTYKLATRLIKNSSVKKEVWEPIIRKLFQAYVNSGTTTLSEQRRNNLMSFKNILDEQRR